The Micavibrio sp. TMED2 genome includes a window with the following:
- a CDS encoding cytochrome c oxidase assembly protein → MTEQHTPTPDSQEPQPQPFDRDGLAAKNRRVMAICLTCVAVMVSVSFAAVPLYNLFCSVTGFGGTTQVSDAVLDEDAATGRTIKVRFNADTDPHLPWNFKPEQTEIKVEIGRSAMAYYSAENRTARSVTGMAVYNVTPLKAGKYFHKVQCFCFNKQTLAAGENVDMPVLFFVDPSILEDRKMNDVETITLSYTFFEADDEDDLQDKVDGFYEVSKAKGAMVGEHVGGAAE, encoded by the coding sequence ACCGGGATGGACTGGCGGCCAAAAACCGCCGGGTCATGGCGATTTGCCTGACCTGTGTTGCGGTGATGGTCAGTGTCTCCTTTGCCGCTGTGCCGCTTTACAACCTGTTCTGCAGTGTCACCGGCTTTGGTGGTACGACGCAGGTTTCCGATGCGGTTCTGGATGAGGATGCCGCCACCGGGCGGACCATCAAGGTCAGGTTCAATGCCGATACCGATCCGCATCTGCCCTGGAATTTTAAGCCGGAGCAGACCGAGATCAAGGTCGAAATCGGTCGCTCGGCAATGGCTTACTACTCGGCAGAGAACCGCACGGCACGGTCGGTAACCGGTATGGCGGTCTATAACGTCACCCCGCTCAAGGCGGGCAAGTATTTCCACAAGGTTCAGTGCTTCTGTTTCAACAAGCAGACGCTCGCTGCCGGTGAGAATGTCGACATGCCGGTACTGTTCTTTGTCGATCCGTCGATCCTTGAGGATCGCAAGATGAACGACGTGGAGACAATCACCCTGTCCTATACCTTTTTCGAGGCAGATGACGAGGATGACTTGCAGGACAAGGTTGACGGGTTCTATGAAGTTAGCAAAGCCAAGGGCGCCATGGTTGGCGAACATGTCGGCGGTGCAGCCGAATAA
- a CDS encoding cytochrome c oxidase subunit 3, producing MADPVYEIVENGPGHPYHIVNPSIWPLLSSFAAGLMAVGAVIYMHTGSFPLLILGFLCVLGCMFGWWRDVIKEAVVEKAHTVIVKIGMRYGMLLFIASEVMFFVAFFWSYFNASLFPTEAVGGVWPPNGIQTVDPFDLPLMLTLILLLSGCTVTWAHHAIMEGNVKDMKTGLALTVLLGAIFTGFQMYEYSHVHFGFTDGVFASNFFMATGFHGFHVMVGTIFLAVCLWRANKGHFTADSHFGFEAAAWYWHFVDVVWLFLFVSIYWWGA from the coding sequence ATGGCTGATCCGGTATATGAAATCGTCGAGAATGGTCCCGGCCATCCATACCACATCGTCAACCCGAGCATCTGGCCACTGTTGAGCTCGTTCGCCGCCGGTCTGATGGCGGTTGGCGCGGTTATCTATATGCACACCGGCAGCTTTCCGCTGCTGATCCTCGGCTTCCTCTGCGTGCTTGGCTGCATGTTCGGCTGGTGGCGTGATGTCATCAAGGAAGCGGTGGTCGAGAAGGCCCATACCGTGATCGTCAAGATCGGCATGCGCTATGGCATGCTGCTGTTCATTGCCTCCGAGGTGATGTTCTTCGTCGCGTTCTTCTGGTCCTATTTCAATGCCAGCCTGTTCCCGACCGAGGCGGTTGGCGGTGTCTGGCCGCCAAACGGCATCCAAACGGTTGATCCGTTCGATCTGCCGCTGATGCTGACCCTGATCCTGCTGCTGTCCGGCTGCACGGTTACCTGGGCGCACCATGCGATCATGGAAGGCAACGTCAAGGACATGAAAACCGGTCTGGCACTGACGGTTCTGCTCGGTGCCATCTTCACCGGCTTTCAGATGTATGAGTACAGCCACGTTCATTTCGGCTTCACCGATGGCGTGTTTGCCTCCAACTTCTTCATGGCGACCGGTTTCCACGGCTTCCACGTCATGGTCGGTACCATCTTCCTCGCGGTCTGCCTGTGGCGCGCCAACAAGGGCCATTTCACTGCCGACAGCCATTTCGGTTTCGAGGCAGCGGCCTGGTATTGGCACTTCGTTGACGTGGTCTGGCTGTTCCTCTTCGTCTCAATCTACTGGTGGGGCGCATAA
- a CDS encoding carboxypeptidase M32 translates to MTDTAYLALEDQFARIADVEQALGLLGWDRAVMMPTGSSTDRGNQAATLGGIAHGMITDPKVGDWLAEADAAKTGLSPQQRANLHEMQRLHAHATAVPQALVEAHSRACTRSEMLWREARQQANFEMLRPALEEVLNLTIQQAEAKAAALGCSAYEAMLDTYDPGLKPAVIDALFDDLTGFLPGFLAEVQEHQARQDVPARPTGPYPVAAQEALGRKLMAAAGFDFNRGRLDVSTHPFCGGAGPHDIRITTRYNEADFTSALMGVMHETGHALYEAGLPDDLIRQPVGNARGMTMHESQSLLMEMQACRSEGFMQFLAPLVRESFGGDAGNWSAETLHYHYTRVAPGFIRVDADEVTYPAHVILRYRLERAMIAGDLAIADLPGAWAEGMQELLGITPPNDGVGCLQDIHWPDGAFGYFPTYTLGALTAAQLFAAIRRDLPGLDDDLARGEFGNLLAWLRKHVHGRGSETDTMTIIADATGSTLSTEAFKTHLRTRYLS, encoded by the coding sequence ATGACCGACACCGCCTATCTCGCGCTTGAAGACCAGTTTGCCCGTATTGCCGATGTGGAGCAGGCGCTGGGTTTGCTCGGCTGGGACCGGGCGGTGATGATGCCTACCGGCTCGTCAACCGATCGCGGTAATCAGGCGGCCACCCTTGGCGGTATTGCCCATGGCATGATTACCGATCCGAAGGTTGGCGACTGGCTGGCCGAGGCGGATGCTGCCAAAACCGGCTTGAGCCCACAGCAGCGCGCCAATCTGCACGAGATGCAGCGCCTCCATGCCCATGCGACTGCCGTACCGCAGGCGCTGGTCGAGGCCCATAGCCGGGCCTGTACCCGCTCGGAAATGCTCTGGCGGGAAGCGCGCCAGCAAGCGAATTTCGAGATGCTGCGTCCGGCGCTGGAAGAGGTACTGAACCTGACGATCCAGCAGGCCGAGGCAAAGGCGGCAGCCCTTGGCTGTTCTGCCTATGAGGCCATGCTCGATACCTATGATCCGGGTTTGAAACCGGCGGTTATCGACGCGCTGTTCGATGATCTGACCGGTTTTCTGCCCGGTTTTCTGGCTGAGGTACAGGAGCATCAGGCGCGTCAGGACGTGCCGGCCCGCCCAACCGGGCCATATCCGGTGGCAGCACAGGAGGCGCTGGGGCGCAAGCTGATGGCAGCAGCCGGGTTTGATTTCAACCGTGGTCGTCTCGATGTCTCGACCCACCCGTTCTGTGGCGGGGCCGGGCCGCATGATATCCGCATCACCACCCGCTATAACGAGGCCGATTTCACCAGTGCCCTGATGGGCGTGATGCACGAGACCGGCCACGCCCTCTATGAGGCTGGTTTGCCGGATGATCTGATCCGTCAGCCGGTCGGCAATGCCCGTGGCATGACCATGCATGAAAGCCAGTCGCTGCTCATGGAAATGCAGGCCTGCCGCAGTGAGGGTTTCATGCAGTTTCTGGCACCACTGGTACGTGAGAGCTTCGGTGGCGATGCCGGTAACTGGTCAGCTGAGACGTTGCACTACCATTACACACGGGTCGCGCCGGGCTTTATCCGCGTTGATGCCGATGAGGTGACCTATCCGGCCCATGTGATCCTGCGCTATCGGCTTGAGCGTGCCATGATCGCCGGTGATCTGGCGATTGCCGACCTGCCCGGTGCATGGGCAGAGGGCATGCAGGAACTGCTCGGCATCACCCCGCCGAATGACGGGGTTGGTTGTCTGCAGGATATTCACTGGCCTGACGGGGCTTTCGGCTACTTCCCGACCTATACCCTCGGTGCGCTGACCGCGGCCCAGCTGTTTGCCGCGATCCGCCGCGATCTGCCGGGTCTGGACGATGATCTGGCGCGCGGTGAATTCGGCAATCTGCTGGCATGGCTGCGCAAGCATGTGCATGGTCGCGGCAGTGAAACCGACACCATGACCATCATTGCCGATGCCACAGGCTCGACCTTGAGCACGGAAGCCTTTAAAACCCACCTCAGAACCCGCTATCTCTCATAG
- a CDS encoding threonine synthase: MQYISTRGSAPSLNFTEALLTGLASDGGLYVPAVWPAFDKSELRALANASYAEIAAAVLARFVGDTISEADLQKDITDAYARFRHQAVVPLVQMDDSDWMLELFHGPTLAFKDVALQLLGHFFDRVLEAENRRVTVVGATSGDTGSAAIEACRDLSRVDTFILFPEGRVSEVQRRQMTTVPGAHIHAIAVRGTFDDCQDLVKSMFADTGFRDQVGLSAVNSINWARIIAQTVYYVSTALRLGAPDRSVAFCVPTGNFGNIYAGYVARQLGLPIEKLVIGTNRNDILTRYFENGEMRLAGVEPSLSPSMDIQVSSNFERLLFEMMGRDGTAVAKVMGDFRATGSYSTDHNQMAAITGLFHAYRSSDEATLEMIRDTYGKTGHVVDPHTAAALSAAAQFRDAMPDLDMPLVSLACAHPAKFPDAVEQAIGVRPDLPPYMADLYEREERMTVLDNDLKIIEAHIAARSRAALAKA; encoded by the coding sequence GTGCAGTACATCTCCACCCGTGGCAGTGCGCCATCGCTCAATTTTACCGAAGCCCTGCTGACCGGTCTCGCCAGTGATGGCGGGCTGTATGTCCCGGCAGTCTGGCCTGCCTTTGACAAGTCGGAGTTGCGGGCGCTGGCCAATGCCTCCTATGCCGAAATTGCCGCTGCCGTGCTCGCCCGTTTTGTCGGCGATACGATCAGCGAGGCCGACCTGCAGAAGGATATTACCGACGCCTATGCCCGGTTCCGGCATCAGGCGGTGGTGCCGCTGGTCCAGATGGATGACAGCGACTGGATGCTGGAGCTGTTCCACGGGCCGACGCTGGCGTTCAAGGATGTGGCGCTGCAACTGCTCGGACACTTTTTCGATCGGGTGCTTGAGGCTGAAAACCGCCGGGTGACGGTGGTCGGGGCGACTTCCGGCGATACCGGCTCCGCCGCTATCGAGGCCTGCCGTGACCTGTCCCGCGTCGATACCTTCATCCTGTTCCCGGAAGGCCGGGTGTCAGAGGTCCAGCGCCGCCAGATGACCACGGTGCCCGGTGCCCATATCCACGCGATTGCGGTGCGCGGTACGTTCGATGACTGTCAGGATCTGGTGAAGTCGATGTTTGCCGACACCGGCTTCCGGGATCAGGTCGGCTTGTCGGCGGTGAACTCGATCAACTGGGCACGGATCATCGCCCAGACCGTCTATTACGTCAGCACCGCACTGCGGCTTGGCGCGCCCGACCGGTCGGTTGCGTTCTGTGTGCCAACCGGCAATTTCGGCAATATCTATGCGGGCTATGTCGCCCGCCAGCTTGGCCTGCCGATCGAGAAACTGGTGATCGGCACCAACCGCAACGATATTCTGACCCGTTATTTCGAGAATGGCGAAATGCGTCTGGCCGGGGTTGAGCCAAGCCTCTCCCCATCCATGGACATTCAGGTTTCCAGCAATTTTGAGCGGCTGCTGTTCGAGATGATGGGCCGTGACGGTACTGCGGTTGCCAAGGTCATGGGCGATTTCCGGGCCACTGGGTCATATTCCACCGATCATAACCAGATGGCCGCTATAACCGGGCTGTTCCATGCCTATCGCAGCAGTGACGAGGCGACGCTGGAAATGATCCGCGATACCTATGGCAAAACCGGCCATGTGGTCGATCCGCATACGGCGGCAGCATTGTCGGCGGCGGCACAGTTCCGGGACGCCATGCCCGATCTCGACATGCCGCTGGTCTCGCTCGCCTGTGCCCATCCGGCGAAGTTCCCCGATGCGGTGGAGCAGGCAATCGGCGTCCGGCCAGACCTGCCGCCCTATATGGCCGATCTCTATGAGCGCGAGGAGCGCATGACGGTACTCGACAATGATCTCAAAATAATCGAGGCTCATATTGCGGCCCGCAGCCGGGCGGCACTGGCCAAGGCCTGA
- a CDS encoding peptidase M16 has translation MPGLGTVSVGIWVATGARYEPEFLNGAAHMLEHMVFKGTATRSAIQIASDIEAVGGQMNAYTTRDTTAFYVRLLSGDLPLAVDVLSDLLLAPTLDPTELDRERQVIIQEIGMTEDTPDDLIHDLFQGQAYPGQALGRPILGSRETVRSISRDALRDYLSRNYAAGRLVIAAAGDVDHEAFVDMVGERFGDLPDREGFDMALADYRGGDLRREDDLEQLHFMLGFDSVGPKDPQFQASNVLSNLLGGGMSSRLFQEVREKRGLVYSVYSFVNPSIDSSLFSIYAGTGPDQIEELVGVVCDELLKLSHDLTEEEIQRAKAQAQAGQMLALENSMARAEYWANNMLTFDEPILPDAIMAEVDAVSRDELLALSRRILSSRPTVTALGKLKGLEEYDRIQARLAA, from the coding sequence ATGCCCGGTCTGGGCACGGTCTCTGTCGGCATCTGGGTTGCCACCGGCGCCCGCTATGAGCCTGAGTTTCTCAATGGTGCTGCCCATATGCTCGAGCATATGGTGTTCAAGGGTACGGCCACCCGTTCCGCCATCCAGATCGCCAGCGATATCGAGGCGGTGGGTGGTCAGATGAACGCGTACACCACCCGCGATACCACGGCCTTCTATGTCCGTCTGCTGTCCGGCGATCTGCCGCTGGCCGTGGATGTGCTGAGCGATCTGTTGCTGGCCCCGACTCTTGATCCGACCGAGCTTGACCGCGAACGGCAGGTGATCATTCAGGAAATCGGCATGACCGAGGACACGCCGGATGATCTGATCCATGACCTGTTTCAGGGGCAGGCCTACCCGGGGCAGGCACTTGGCCGTCCGATCCTCGGCAGCCGCGAGACCGTGCGCTCGATCAGCCGCGATGCTTTGCGCGATTACCTGTCACGCAACTATGCCGCCGGACGACTGGTTATCGCTGCGGCCGGTGACGTGGATCACGAAGCCTTTGTCGATATGGTCGGCGAGCGTTTCGGCGATCTGCCGGACCGCGAGGGCTTTGACATGGCACTGGCGGATTATCGCGGCGGCGACCTGCGCCGGGAAGATGATCTCGAGCAGCTGCATTTCATGCTTGGCTTTGATTCCGTCGGGCCGAAGGACCCGCAGTTTCAGGCCAGCAACGTGCTGAGCAACCTGCTCGGTGGCGGCATGTCATCGCGGTTGTTTCAGGAAGTGCGGGAGAAGCGCGGGCTGGTCTATTCCGTCTACAGCTTCGTCAATCCGTCAATCGACAGCAGCCTGTTCTCGATCTATGCCGGTACCGGCCCGGATCAGATCGAAGAGCTGGTCGGCGTCGTCTGTGACGAGTTGCTGAAACTCAGCCATGATTTGACCGAAGAGGAAATCCAGCGCGCCAAGGCACAGGCACAGGCCGGGCAGATGCTGGCACTGGAAAACAGCATGGCGCGGGCGGAATACTGGGCCAACAACATGCTGACATTTGACGAACCGATCCTGCCGGATGCGATCATGGCCGAGGTCGATGCGGTCAGCCGTGATGAGCTGCTGGCGCTCAGCCGTCGTATCCTGTCGTCCAGACCGACTGTGACGGCGCTTGGTAAACTGAAGGGGCTTGAGGAGTATGACCGGATCCAAGCTCGCCTCGCCGCCTGA
- a CDS encoding peroxiredoxin codes for MIQPGDRIPAVSLRVLTDEGIDTIETTDVFAGKQMVLFGVPGAFTPTCSAQHLPSYLKNLDALAEKGIDGVACVAVNDPFVMKNWSDTSGAAGRVTMLPDGNAELIKAMGLEMDGSGFGLGIRSQRFAAVIKDGVVEYIAVEEPGAYEVSSAEAILKHMSGETVAA; via the coding sequence ATGATCCAACCCGGTGATCGTATTCCCGCCGTCAGCCTTCGCGTTCTGACCGACGAAGGTATTGATACCATTGAAACCACTGATGTTTTTGCTGGCAAGCAAATGGTGCTGTTCGGTGTGCCCGGTGCCTTCACCCCGACCTGTTCGGCCCAGCATCTGCCAAGCTATCTGAAGAACCTCGACGCGCTTGCGGAAAAGGGGATCGATGGGGTTGCCTGCGTCGCGGTCAATGATCCTTTTGTTATGAAAAACTGGTCAGATACCTCCGGTGCCGCCGGTCGGGTGACCATGCTGCCCGATGGTAACGCTGAATTGATCAAGGCAATGGGCCTCGAAATGGACGGCAGCGGCTTTGGCCTCGGCATCCGCTCCCAGCGCTTTGCCGCTGTTATCAAGGACGGCGTTGTCGAGTATATCGCGGTTGAAGAGCCGGGTGCTTACGAAGTGTCCAGCGCCGAAGCGATCCTCAAGCACATGAGCGGTGAAACCGTCGCGGCCTGA
- a CDS encoding ribonuclease HI, translated as MSGTPAKNSVEIFTDGACSGNPGPGGWGALLRKGDVEKELLGGDPQTTNNRMELTAAIEALAALTRNGVSVDLYTDSQYVQKGMNEWRHGWKAKGWQKKGKPIPNADLWERLDALDRQHDVRWHWVRGHSGHPENERVDQLAVTGAQEAKTNGAPFKRAVD; from the coding sequence GTGAGCGGAACACCGGCCAAAAACAGCGTTGAGATATTCACCGATGGTGCCTGCTCGGGCAATCCCGGCCCCGGCGGCTGGGGTGCCCTGTTGCGCAAGGGCGATGTGGAGAAAGAACTGCTCGGTGGTGATCCACAGACCACCAACAACCGCATGGAGCTGACCGCCGCTATCGAGGCACTGGCCGCCCTCACCCGCAACGGCGTTTCCGTCGACCTCTATACCGACAGCCAATATGTCCAGAAGGGCATGAATGAATGGCGGCACGGCTGGAAGGCGAAAGGCTGGCAGAAGAAGGGCAAGCCGATCCCCAATGCCGATCTGTGGGAGCGTCTCGATGCCCTCGACCGCCAGCATGATGTGCGCTGGCACTGGGTACGCGGCCATTCCGGCCACCCGGAAAACGAGCGGGTTGACCAGCTCGCCGTAACTGGTGCGCAGGAGGCAAAAACAAACGGCGCGCCGTTCAAGCGCGCCGTTGACTGA
- a CDS encoding homoserine kinase gives MAVYTDVTDEELAAFFDQYDLGDVISCKGIAEGVENSNYLVVTAAGPHILTLYEKRVREEDLPFFVGLMEHLAAKGFPCPTPIAAKDGKSLRRLCDRPAAVISFLPGMWPRRILPHHCSGLGTALAQMHLATEGFELTLPNNFGPVEWKRLADACAARADEVQDGLAQDIAAELDFLAECWPTDLPQGVIHGDLFPDNVFFQKEELSGFIDFYFACNDQLAYDIAICLNAWCFELDLSFNVTKARRFLREYNKVRPLTRQELAAIPILARGSALRFLLTRLYDWLNHPPGAMVTPKDPLEYWRKMKFHQQVDSLAAYGLETAMSD, from the coding sequence ATGGCCGTATATACCGACGTAACAGATGAAGAGCTTGCCGCCTTTTTCGATCAATATGATCTGGGCGATGTGATCTCGTGCAAAGGCATCGCCGAGGGGGTTGAGAACTCCAACTACCTCGTGGTGACGGCTGCCGGTCCGCATATCCTGACCCTGTATGAAAAGCGCGTCCGGGAAGAGGACCTGCCCTTCTTTGTCGGCCTGATGGAGCACCTCGCGGCCAAGGGCTTTCCCTGTCCAACCCCGATTGCCGCTAAAGATGGCAAGAGCCTGCGTCGCCTTTGCGATCGTCCGGCGGCAGTTATTTCGTTTCTGCCCGGCATGTGGCCACGGCGGATTTTACCGCATCACTGCTCCGGCCTCGGCACGGCGCTGGCCCAGATGCACCTCGCAACCGAGGGGTTCGAGCTGACCCTGCCGAACAATTTCGGCCCGGTTGAGTGGAAACGCCTCGCCGATGCCTGTGCCGCCCGCGCGGATGAGGTACAGGACGGTCTGGCGCAGGACATTGCCGCAGAACTCGACTTCCTCGCCGAATGCTGGCCCACCGACCTGCCGCAGGGCGTCATTCACGGCGACCTGTTCCCGGACAATGTCTTCTTCCAGAAAGAAGAACTCTCCGGCTTCATCGACTTCTATTTCGCCTGCAATGACCAACTGGCCTATGACATTGCCATCTGTCTGAACGCCTGGTGCTTTGAACTTGACCTATCCTTCAATGTGACCAAGGCCCGGCGGTTCCTGCGCGAATACAACAAGGTCCGCCCCCTGACCAGACAGGAACTGGCGGCGATCCCGATACTGGCACGCGGCAGCGCCCTGCGCTTCCTGTTGACCCGCCTCTATGACTGGCTCAACCATCCGCCGGGCGCGATGGTGACCCCGAAAGACCCGCTCGAATACTGGCGCAAGATGAAGTTCCATCAGCAGGTGGACAGCCTCGCCGCCTATGGTCTCGAAACCGCAATGTCGGATTGA
- a CDS encoding 4-hydroxy-3-methylbut-2-enyl diphosphate reductase produces MRETQHLSVLLANPRGFCAGVDRAISMVENALEKYGAPIYVRHQIVHNRHVVERLEGLGAIFVKELDEVPSGERVIFSAHGVAKSVPEQAERLKLISFDATCPLVTKVHKKAEHLINRGYHILLVGHAGHPEVVGTMGQVPPGHMTLVETAEDVEALTNLPADRQLAFITQTTLSVDDTASIVTALHNRFPDILAPKSEDICYATTNRQQAIKAIAKRADLVLVVGAANSSNSNRLVETAKGYGAPAAYLVADVSAIDWAWLDGVKTLGLTAGASAPEHLVQEIIDNLRQRFDISMTETSGPLEDVIFRLPRELERIPA; encoded by the coding sequence ATGAGAGAAACCCAGCACCTATCCGTACTTCTGGCCAATCCGCGCGGCTTCTGCGCGGGCGTTGACCGGGCCATTTCCATGGTCGAGAACGCGCTGGAGAAATATGGCGCGCCAATCTATGTCCGGCATCAGATCGTGCATAATCGCCATGTGGTCGAGCGCCTTGAGGGTCTTGGTGCGATCTTCGTCAAGGAACTCGATGAGGTCCCGAGCGGCGAACGGGTCATCTTCTCTGCCCACGGCGTTGCGAAATCGGTTCCGGAACAGGCTGAGCGCCTGAAGCTGATCAGCTTTGACGCCACCTGCCCGCTGGTGACCAAGGTGCACAAGAAGGCAGAGCACCTGATCAATCGCGGTTATCACATCCTGCTGGTCGGCCATGCCGGTCACCCGGAAGTGGTCGGCACCATGGGTCAGGTGCCACCCGGTCACATGACGCTGGTGGAAACCGCAGAGGATGTCGAGGCCCTGACCAACCTGCCCGCCGACCGGCAGCTGGCCTTTATCACCCAGACCACGCTCTCGGTTGATGATACCGCCAGCATCGTGACCGCCCTGCACAACCGCTTCCCGGATATTCTGGCCCCGAAATCAGAAGACATCTGCTACGCCACCACCAACCGGCAGCAGGCGATCAAGGCAATCGCGAAACGCGCCGATCTGGTGCTGGTGGTCGGAGCCGCCAATTCCTCCAACTCCAACCGGCTGGTTGAAACTGCCAAGGGATACGGCGCACCGGCAGCCTATCTCGTGGCCGATGTCAGCGCGATTGACTGGGCATGGCTTGATGGCGTCAAGACACTGGGCCTGACCGCCGGAGCCTCTGCACCTGAACATCTGGTACAGGAAATCATCGACAACCTGCGCCAGCGCTTCGATATTTCCATGACCGAAACCAGCGGCCCGCTTGAAGATGTGATCTTCAGACTGCCCCGCGAGCTCGAACGCATTCCCGCCTGA
- a CDS encoding dicarboxylate--CoA ligase PimA, with amino-acid sequence MTDQSITQGAEDAVAAKVTSSRTSADRPWLDNYPAGCDWNMPLEPRPLYELVEQTASRIPNNVAINFLGKKYTYGQLVTAINEVAAGLQARGLKKGDRIGLLLPNTPYYIILHYAVLKAGGVVVNINPLYAQREIANLVRDSGLDMLATVDLAILYDKLTPLLDEGLKQILVCPFTDILPFPKNLLFRLIKGKELARVPKDDRHVRFEDLRQVGGKPVPVAIDPVEDVAVLQYTGGTTGIPKGAMLTHANLYINCQQCVAWFDGAKFGQEVMMGVLPYFHVFAMTASMNLGISFGAELVLLPKFELIGLLKAIQKHKVTLFPAVPAIYTAINNAPDLKSYDLSTIRLCISGGAPLPLEVKQRFESTTGCTLEEGYGLTETSPVASMNPLNGTSKAGSIGLPVPGTTIEIVSLEDRETILPLGEVGEVCIRGPQVMKGYWRRDDATADTLKDGRLHTADVGYTDEQGYTFIVDRLKDMILVNGYNVYPRNIEEAIYLHPAVEECVVAGIPDPKRGEVPKAWIKLKDGSSLDYDGLKAFLGDKLSPIELPRKVEFRNEPLPKTLIGKLSRKDLVEQEARQ; translated from the coding sequence ATGACCGATCAAAGCATCACGCAAGGTGCTGAGGATGCGGTTGCCGCCAAGGTGACCTCGTCCCGGACATCGGCCGATCGCCCCTGGCTGGATAATTATCCCGCCGGGTGTGACTGGAACATGCCGCTGGAGCCGCGTCCGCTCTACGAGTTGGTTGAGCAGACTGCATCGCGCATCCCGAACAATGTGGCCATCAATTTTCTGGGCAAGAAATATACCTATGGCCAACTGGTTACCGCGATCAATGAAGTCGCTGCCGGATTGCAGGCGCGTGGCTTGAAGAAGGGTGACCGGATCGGCCTGTTGCTGCCGAACACGCCTTATTACATTATCCTGCATTATGCCGTGCTCAAGGCCGGTGGCGTTGTGGTCAATATCAACCCGCTTTATGCCCAGCGGGAAATCGCCAATCTCGTGCGTGACAGTGGTCTCGATATGCTTGCCACGGTCGATCTGGCGATCCTGTATGACAAGCTCACACCACTCTTGGATGAGGGGCTGAAGCAGATACTGGTCTGCCCGTTCACCGACATTCTGCCGTTCCCGAAAAACCTGCTGTTCCGCCTCATCAAGGGCAAGGAACTAGCGCGGGTGCCAAAAGATGACCGGCATGTTCGCTTTGAAGATTTGCGGCAGGTCGGCGGCAAACCGGTGCCGGTGGCGATTGATCCGGTCGAGGATGTGGCGGTGCTGCAGTATACCGGCGGTACAACGGGCATCCCAAAAGGCGCGATGCTGACCCACGCCAACCTGTATATAAACTGTCAACAATGCGTTGCCTGGTTCGACGGTGCGAAGTTTGGTCAGGAAGTCATGATGGGGGTGCTGCCCTATTTCCATGTCTTCGCCATGACTGCCTCAATGAATCTGGGAATTTCATTTGGTGCAGAGCTGGTGCTGCTGCCGAAATTTGAGCTGATCGGGCTGCTGAAGGCTATTCAGAAGCACAAAGTTACCCTGTTCCCGGCCGTGCCTGCTATCTATACCGCGATCAATAACGCGCCGGACCTCAAATCATATGATCTCTCAACGATCCGCTTGTGTATTTCCGGTGGCGCGCCCCTGCCGCTTGAGGTGAAGCAGCGGTTCGAGAGCACGACCGGCTGTACGCTTGAGGAAGGCTACGGTCTTACCGAAACCTCGCCGGTTGCCTCCATGAACCCGCTCAACGGTACCAGCAAGGCCGGATCAATCGGCCTGCCGGTACCGGGCACAACCATCGAGATCGTCTCGCTTGAGGATCGGGAAACCATCCTGCCGCTGGGTGAGGTGGGTGAGGTCTGCATCCGTGGTCCGCAGGTCATGAAGGGTTATTGGCGGCGCGATGATGCCACCGCCGATACCCTGAAGGACGGGCGGTTGCACACGGCCGATGTCGGCTATACCGATGAGCAGGGCTATACCTTCATCGTTGACCGGCTGAAGGACATGATTCTGGTCAATGGCTACAATGTCTATCCGCGCAATATCGAAGAGGCGATCTATCTCCACCCGGCGGTGGAGGAGTGCGTTGTCGCCGGTATCCCCGATCCCAAGCGTGGTGAAGTGCCGAAGGCATGGATCAAGCTCAAGGACGGCTCGTCCCTTGACTATGATGGTTTGAAGGCATTTCTCGGTGACAAGCTCTCGCCGATCGAGTTGCCGCGCAAGGTTGAGTTCCGGAACGAACCTTTGCCAAAAACGTTGATTGGGAAATTATCCCGGAAAGACCTTGTTGAGCAGGAAGCCAGGCAATAA
- a CDS encoding MerR family transcriptional regulator — translation MSIGNNINWHEQNEKGDGRTFSIGQLAEEFGVTHRTIRFYEDEGLIAPARRGTTRIYSHGDRGRLALILRGKRLGFSISEIKEFLDLYTVDANQAEQMRYAHARAQERLLLLDQQMADLEQTRTELREIEQQIADHLAKTGG, via the coding sequence ATGTCCATCGGCAATAATATCAACTGGCACGAGCAAAACGAGAAGGGCGATGGCCGCACATTCTCTATCGGTCAATTGGCCGAAGAGTTTGGCGTTACCCATCGCACCATTCGCTTCTATGAGGATGAGGGGCTGATCGCCCCGGCACGACGCGGCACCACCCGGATTTATTCCCATGGCGATCGTGGTCGTCTTGCGCTGATCCTGCGCGGCAAACGCCTCGGTTTCTCTATCTCTGAAATCAAAGAGTTTCTTGATCTATACACGGTCGATGCCAATCAGGCCGAACAGATGCGCTACGCCCATGCCCGCGCGCAGGAACGGCTGCTGCTGCTCGACCAGCAGATGGCGGATCTGGAGCAGACGCGCACCGAACTGCGTGAGATCGAGCAACAGATTGCCGACCATCTGGCGAAAACCGGTGGTTGA